ttaatcCGTGTGCATAAACTCAAAGTGACATTTATAATGAAACAGAGGGAATTTTAACTTTGtgacaattataaaatcaaaaaattaaaataactgGGGTTTAAATATGGTTAAGCGTTTCttcattttagttttaatatgtGGAAAATTACTTAGCTGAAAACCCATTTATTCAAGACACGTTTTgtgaataaataataacttaaatcaaaataataaaatgtattatatttattCTCACTTAATCTTTCACTCCATACTTTTTTTACTAAATGAAAAACTCTTcctatttcacttaatttaacGAAACACATAGAAagagttatttttattagtttataaaatcagttggTCATGAACATTGTCTATTCATTTAGGTTCATGTTGTTCTTTTCgggtatcattttttttttttaaattaggctccgcttattataaatttaagtgTTGGTTTTGAGTTGGATCATTCTGAGTCTGAATGAGTTTggttatgatatataaaaaccttaaaatatgtaaataaccAATGTATTTGAAACTGGTTTGGATATTTGTACAAAAAATTATCATATTATCCAATTTGACCAGGtgttttgaatacaattagttacaTTACGATACATCtgaaatatataacattaattataaaaacaaatattagtatataaaatttaaaagctgATATCCGAGTGGATGAACAGGTCAATTTCTAATATTATTTACGACAATAAACTAAAGTAATACTGTTTATTAACTTttctgtttttcaaaattttatttatatcatggAAACAAAAACCCGCCCAATCGGGTGGGTTAAGATGTAGTTATGTATTATTTATCAATGGTAGATAAAAGTGTTAATTGACTTTAAAAGATATACGCTCATAAGATATAGCATCCACAGAAGCCAGAACAGAACAAATGAAATGTCACCTATCATTTTCTGAGTCTGACTCTTTACTTTACTCTCATTCTAGTCTGAGTGTACAACAAGACAACAGCAACAGTATCCCATTGCTTCTCAAAACCTACCTGTACTTTCTCTCACTCAtgtctttattttaatatttttaatcaaatttatttctcatttctcttccttCACCTTTTGttgcatcttcttctttctctcaggTCATAATATTATTGAGTTTGCAGCTCTGTAATCATCTGGGGATTCTCTCGTTGTAACCAAAACATTGCTTCTCTGAGATCTAACCTCTTCAGATTAGTCCCTGGCGTTTTGCTCAAGCTTCTCCAGCACATGAACACCGACGTCAAAATAGCCGGAGAACACAGGTCCTCTCTCTTGCAAGTCATTAGCATCGTCCCTGCTCTAGCCGGAGGTGAGCTTTTCACAAACCAGGGCTTTTATCTCAAAGTCTCTGACTCCTCTCACGCCACTTACGTCTCTCTCAATGATTTGATTCTCAGCGATAAGCTTCAGCTAGGTCAGTTTATACATGTAGACAGAGTTGAATCATCTTCCCCTGTACCTATCATCCGTGGTGTTAGGGTAGGCATCCTTGTCTTGGCACTCCTGAAGATATTGTAGCTACTCACCCACTAGGGTTCCTTGGTGGTGGTGATAGTTGCAATGGTTCAAAACCGAAAGAGAGAGTTAGTGTTCTAAGGATGAGTCTTCTGAGGGTAAGAAGAAGCATTCTGTTTTGGTAAGAAGAGCCAAGTCTGCTAAAACGAGTTTGGTTTTGGATGTAAAGGAGACATTGGGGAAGGTcaagacttcttcttcttcaggttcAAAGTCAATACCTACAAGCTGTTACTCGCTGCCTACTTCTTTTGCAAAGTTTGCTAAGAAGCAACAGCAGGTGAAGCCAAAGGTGTTATCAGAGAGAGGGAGGTCTCCACTAAGAATGGAGAGTCCAAGCGTTGGAAAAAAGCTTCCCATGATTAAGAACTTCGTGCAGGGGATTGAGTTTGGAGCTAAGGCATTGAGGAAAAGCTGGGAAGGGAATTTGGATATCAGGAGTTCAGATAGTATAAACGTGATTCAACCCCTGATGCTAGGAGCTCAACAGTAAGCTTTATGCAATGTTATCAGTATCCTCTGTTTACAGTTCTAGGCACCGAGGAAAAGCACATCTAGTGAGAAGTTGCCAAGCAAACAGGAGAGGGCTAATGTATTTGCAAAGTCATCCAATGAGCATAGTAAGACTCAGCCAACCAAGACATCAGGAATAGTGGACACCAGAGATAAACAGAGCAAGCCTAAATCAACATCCAAGGACAAGAAATCTAAATCTACTGCAGAGAATGGATTGCCTGGGAATTTAGTCAAAATCCCTGTTAATAGTAAAAGATTAGCAACCAATCCCGTCATCTCTTTCAAGGCTAGGACTGACTGTTCTTAGATTTGCCTTTGAATAAAACCTTGTTGGCTCATTGCTGATATCAATATTTGCAGGAAGTCTTGAGGCATAGAGATGCTGCTCAAGCTGTTGCAGTTGACCCCATGCAAGAAGCCTCTGCTTCCGACAGCTTACTTCAATGCCTCATGTACGTAATCTCtaacaaaagataaaattattggaatttaaatttttttttttttttgccctgGTTGTTTCTAAACTCCACCTTACTTCTCCATTTTGTAGTATGTACAATGATCTTTTGTCAGCGGCTAAGGAAGATGATCCGTTACCAGTCGTTGAGCAGTTCTTGTCCGGTCTGAAGAACGTTCAAACAATAACAGAGTCATTGTCAAGATTAATCTCTTCGGCATCTTCTCctgaaaatgaagaaaacagaTCAGAGGAAGCTGTAAAAGCAGCTTCAGAAAAGCAGAAACTAGTAGCCTATTGGGTCCAAGCTGCGTTAATCACTAACTTGTCAGCCTTCTCACCAAACCAAGCTGCATCCAAGAGCAAACCAGTGATCATACTCGAGAGCCCCAGCAATAAACCCCGTGTAAACGTCCAAAACAAGCCAACGACAGGATCCAAACTCGTGGCACAAGGCATGATCCGTAAACACAGGGAGAACAGTAGCAGCAGGATCAGAGTCTCCACCGCTAAACTGGGTGAAAGGGAATGGTCTGAACGAGGCAACTGATCTAGCAGAGAAGCTGCAAACGGTGTCTCAAGATTGGTTTCTGAGTTTCGTGACGTTGTGGAGACAACACTGTCTGATAACGGACAAGTCGCGGGGATGCTCTCTCAGCTGAAGAGTGTGAATGATTGGTTAGACGAGATTGGGACAAAAGAATATGGAGAAGGGTTACTGTTTAAACTGAGAAGAGACGAGTTCTCGTCGGTGGGTCAAGCCAAAGacgtgttttattagatcagTGAGTCGAAACCGAGTTACAAAAGGGGAAGAGAACAGAGGAAAAAATCCGGCGAAGACAAATTCGTCGGACCGTACAAGTCGGCGAGATGTAAGatgtaaaaccctaattctagccgaAAGTGAGTGTAGTAATTTGCGGATCCCTTCCTTGTTGCCTTGTCTCCTCCTTTTATAGGTGAACGCTCGTTGACCTAATGTGTCTTGTCTCGATGGGCCTCCTCGAGTAATTGGGCCGACTCATCGAGCCGTTGTGTCGGGTCGGCGAGCCGATGATGTTCAGTCAATCATCTCATCGACTAAAAGTAGTCTGGAGCCGAGCCGAACACCGGCTTTCAAGTCGACGAGCCGATCTTTTTTGTTGTAATCATGTGTCTGGGTAATTGTCTTGCGGGCCTTTTGGGAGGGCTAGGCCCATAcccaacagtaagtccccccagttCGCTGGTGAGTAGCGTAGCCGACTCAGCGAATTTGATAGTAGGGTTTGCGAGACAATTATCTCAAATCTGTGATTTCAATCGACTCCTCGACTATCCAATCGACTCCTCGACTGTGCAGTGGACTTTGTATGCTCGCGTTCGAGGATCTGACTGATTTGATTTTGATGatgacttttttttatttaaaccgGTGGTTAGTTccggttttgatttgaaccgatTTCGGTTCTCCTCGAGAAGCTGAAAAGTCGCGACGTTTGGTGAGCTCCACGCGCCTTAATGGGCCGACTCTAGGCCCATCTAGGTCTAATGATGATGCCTCGGGGTGCGATGTGCtcctctctctataaatacccctcttccttctcattttctccactcttcatccggctcaggtactttctctctctagctcTCCGCTTCTCTCTCTAACTTTGTAGTCTTAGATCGGAGAATGTCGTTGGGCGGTAAAGGTAAACTTTCTAGGGCCCAGAAAGGGAAAGCCGCGGTGAATGCGACCGAATCGAGTCCTGCACGTGTCGTCGAGTCGAATTCCTCGCCCGATTTTGAGATGATTCATCGTGAAGCCATGATGGATACGGAGAATATGGACACGCCCCAGCGAGTCCTCGTTGCTGATTCGGCGCGGCAGCTCCGCGAGGAGAGAGAAAATGTAACATTAATTTTGAGAGACGGCCAGGGTGGAGCTGATGTCGGAGAGACTTCCCTCCCCGATTTCGTCCCGTGTTGTTACCATCCAGGGGGAATCTTCGAGGATCTTCCGGCTCTGGCGGTTGAGCAGATGCGTCCTTCTGTCGTAGAGGGACAGTCATGGGAGAATATCGAGGAGACTCGTTCGACTCCTAGTAGCGTGAAAGCTTTATTGAGGGAATGTGAAGGAACCGGGGTGACCTTTTTGATCCCAACTAAATCTCAGAGGCCGTGGTCCCCTCCTTTGGGATTTCAGTGCGTCTATGTCTCATACTTTCAGGATGAGACCAAACTTTGGTTTCCAATTCCTCGACTCGTTACGTCTTATGTGAGACGTCGTGACGCGGCGATAAGTCAATTTTTCAATGGCGCGTTCCGTACCTCGGTGGCATTGATGGTGACTGCGGCGGAGATCGACGTTTCGATGAGTGTTCGGACACTCGAGGAGTTGACCTATACGAAGTCCATGGGCGATGGTTTATTCTCGATCCAGATGAGGCCCAACTACAACGTGATCGTCGATCATCCGTGTAGGACGGTGCACTGGCAGCGTTTCTACTTTTACGTCAAGTCTGACGGTTTTGCCTTCGAGGAGCCGCCCGACGTTTCCTTTCGATTTTTGTGGAATCATAAACTCGGTAGAACGCTGTTGTCAGCTCATCGACTGTCTCTTTTCCTTGTTTTCTGAcgagttttcatttatttgcaGTTGATCACCCGGACACGGCCTCTTATCCGGAAGATTTCGTCTCTGATGCTCGTGCAGTCGTTTCGCGCGTCCAAGTGAGCTGGAAGGATATCACCATCGAGAGGATTCGACGAGTGCTTGACAGAATCTCGAGGAGTAAGTTTCCTCTTGCGATCACATGTTTTCTTCCAACTCATGCCAGTTCCGTGATTTATCTGAACCAGCTTGCTGATCTTTTTCAGAGGATTGGAGGTCTGATCTACTGCCTTTGATTACCGGTAACAAGCGGCGGTTTTCGATATTTAGTAGCGCCGAGCAAAAGATCATCAACGCGGCCAGGGAAATGAAAGAGCTTCCAGACTTGAGTGCATTAATCAAGAAAAAACTGAGCGAGGCGAAAAAGGCATCCTCTGCGACTCCTAGCGAGACAACTCTTAGTGGGACGACTCCTCGCGTGAAGACTCCTCGTGGAGCAATTCCTCCCGCTCCTCTTCCTCTTGTGGTTTCCCCTGGACCGTCTACAGGCCCGGCTAACGTCGACTCTTCGAGGGAGGATCTCACATTGATCTCTGAACGAGAGACTGCTGAACCATCGGTGACTGGTGGTAATAAGAAGAGATCTGCTCCTGACTCCTCTGCATCGGCTGCTTCTCAAGCGAGGACTGAATCTGATGGTcctccaaaaaagaaaaagaaaaaagagaggaagaagaagaaatctgtTGAGGAACAGTCGGAGCCTGCTGAAAGCGCCGAGAATTGTGAGACCGTTATCGAGAAAGGTTCCTCTCGCGATGCTGCAGCTCGGGGAGTCGTCGACTCGGACAACTCCCCGTCCATctctctgaagaagaagaagactgccCGCAGTCAGGAGTCGTCTACTCCGGCTGCGTCTGCTTCTGCTGCGAAGATTCCTCCAGCTGCACCTCGGACTCTTGTTGAAGGCGGTTCGGCCTCTGAGGATCGTCGGGTCAAATTTCATGACCGCGTGGAGTTCAAGTACGTCGGCGAGACTCCTCTTTCCTTTGCCCCGACTGACTGTGCTGAGCTTGTTCGACAAATTAAGGGTGGTCGCAAGGACTTGCCCGCTGTCAAGGACCTTATTTTCAAGGACGCATATGTCAATGCGGCGAGGACTAAAATTCTGGTAAGAATTATTCTccttattttatctttttcatgTTCCTGGTTAACAAGTGAATGTGCATCCAATGCCACTTTCACTAACCaaaacgaactacgaatggcttgatcctctcctagaggtacgtaggcagccttttaCCGGGTCCAGCTATAACAAAAACAATCTCCCAACAAGTAGGAGCGCGAATTATTCTAAGCGATGCTTACACACGAGCACGACCTTGTCTCTCGGACAAACGTACTAGCACTCGCACCCACTAACGGGcttgtcctgatcagacacatgCTCGAGGGATTCTTCGGTCGTATCGCGGTCCCGACCCGTGCGATCGAGACGACAACTTTCAATCATCTTATAATCCTCTAAAGCCGGGCTTGGCCAACCTAATATTCTTTTTTGGATTACTTAAGGATCGATTTGAAAACCGTTGTCGCTCGAAAGTATAAACGATTGTCTTCGAAACTTGAAAATTTATGTTGTTATCGAGGACTCGAACTGACGACATGATGTGTCAAAATTTGATAAAGCCGAGTCATCGACTATTCGGTTAAATTCAAGACATCGACCAGATTGCCAAaccaaaattgtttaaacccAACATTCAAAATAGATTTCAGCGACTCATCGAAGGCTAACTCGCATTCTCGAGTCCACGAAACTATATCTCACGACTAAGGCAAACGCTGTTTCAGAAATAACTTCTAAGGAAGATAAACTTACTGAAAGTCTGAAACAACGGATAGCcgtaaaaacaaaataaatccaGATATTACATCAACAAAAGCCTCCGAGGGCTAAAAACCAAAAGTCTaaaggaaacaacaacaacatattaAACTAGTCCTCGACACGGTCGGAGTCCCCCTCGACGACCTGAGCAGTGAGCCGATCCGAAGCCTCCCCAGTCACGTCCGCTGGCAGAACTGGCAGATTATCAGTTCCGTCAACCGCTCCCTCTTCATTTTGCGGGTTACCAACTAAGCCGGATTCGGTCTCCTCCAATTGTTCGCAACCCTCTTCTTCAGTCGAAGAGTCTGAGAGTTCAAGTAGATTAACAGGCTCTGTCTCCGTCTCGACACTAGTCCCAAGAACCGGAACCAGCGGATCTTCGTTCACAACGAGGCTGGTGGAGAGCGTAGTCGGATCCGAAGCAGATGCAACGGTCGTATCCTCGAGCCTTACGACCTCGCCAACAATCCCACCTTCTTGAAGAGGAAATTCCCCGAGCTCTCTTCCAGTCGGTTCTACAGATCCTTCGTTCGCATGATCTCCTTGAGAACTACTGGGAGTTTGAAGGAAAGCAGCGGTCCCAGCATCAATCAGGCCCGCATTCGATCCATATGGGTTGATCGTCGCCCACACATTCTCGTTTAGAAAAGGAGATCGAAGATGAAGAGGAGAAAGACAGAGAAGCTCCTCGGGGATCCCTCCGACAGCTAGGCGTTCAGCCGCAACCTCGTACTCCTTCTCTTGTTCGGCGAACAAGTCAATCGTCTCTTGCGGAATGTCGATCCCGCTCTCCTTAAGCGCTTCGAGACATTTCTTTGTCCCAAAAGCTTGGCTCTGCAAGGATCTGGCTGTTTTGAACTCACTACGACGCTTTTCGAGATCTCGAATTTGGGAGAAACGCTTATTGCTCTTAGCAATCATGGCCGTTTGTACACGAAACCGCTCGTGAGTAACCTCATAACCTCGAGAGTCCCTCAATCTGTTGACCTCTTTCAAGTGTCTCAGCGCGGTGGACACCATCTTCTCCTCCATGGCTGCCTTCTCTCTTAACCAagccttcttctcctcctcgaGTCCTCGTATCTTTGCACCCGCAGCCTCAAATTTATCCTTCAACTCCCCGAATTTCTCCAGGAAATGAGCCTTATGAGCCTTCTACCTCTCAATCAGTTGAGCCCGTTCCTCCGCGACCTTATCAATTGTCGCTTTAAATTCCTTCTTGCGGTCAATAGCTACATCCTTCGCTCGAGCGAGCTTGTCGGCTTGCTTTAACTTGGACGTGGCCTCCTTAAAGGCTGAGTCGTATAACTCGACGACATAGTTCATGCTCCCGTCGCTCTGCATGAACGAAAGAAAAGATCAGAACCAGGAAcatgaaaaagataaaataaggAGAATAATTCTTACCAGAATTTTAGTCCTCGCCGCATCGACGTATGCGTCCTTGAAAATAAGGTCCTTGACATCGGGCAAGTCCTTGCGACCACCCTTAATTTGTCGAACAAGCTCAGCACAGTCAGTCGGGGCAAAGGAAAGAGGAGTCTTGCCGGCGTACTTGAACTCCACGCGGTCATGAAATTTGACCCGACGATCCTCAGAGGCCGAACCGCCTTCAACAAGAGTCTGATGTGCAGCTGGAGGAATCTTCGCAGCAGAAGCAGACGCAGCCGGAGTAGACGACTTATGACTGCGgccagtcttcttcttcttcagagagATGGACGGGGAGTTGTCCGAGTCGACGACTCCCCGAGCTGCAGCATCGTGAGAAGAACCTTTCTCGATAACGGTCTCACAATTCTCGGCGCCTTTAGCAGGCTCCGACTGTTCCTCAacagatttcttcttcttcctctcttttttctttttcttttttggaggACCATCAGATTCAGTCCTCGCTTGAGAAGCAGCCGGTTTTCAAATCGATCCTTAAGTAATCCAAAAAAGAATATTAGGTTGGCCAAGCCCGGCTTTAGAGGATTATAAGATGATTGAAAGTTGTCGTCTCGATCGCACGGGTCGGGACCGCGATACGACCAAAGAATCCCTCGAGCATGTGTCTGATTAGGACATGCCCGTTAGTGGGTGCGAGTGCTAGTAAGTTTGTCCGAGAGACAAGGTCGTGCTCGTGCATAAGCATCGCTTAGAACAATTCGCGCTCCTACTTGTTGGGAGATTGTTTTTGTTATAGCTGGACCCGGtaaaaggctgcctacgtacccctaggagaggatcaagccattcgtagttcgttttGGTTAGTGAAAGTGTCATTGGATGCGCattcacttgttttttttttgggagtgAAAGTGACAAGGGTGTCATTCACTTGTCGATTGAGCAAGACTCCTTGAGTGTTTGATCTTCGGGCTTGTGCCTAA
The window above is part of the Brassica napus cultivar Da-Ae chromosome C8, Da-Ae, whole genome shotgun sequence genome. Proteins encoded here:
- the LOC125591675 gene encoding meiosis-specific protein ASY2-like, which translates into the protein MSLGGKGKLSRAQKGKAAVNATESSPARVVESNSSPDFEMIHREAMMDTENMDTPQRVLVADSARQLREERENVTLILRDGQGGADVGETSLPDFVPCCYHPGGIFEDLPALAVEQMRPSVVEGQSWENIEETRSTPSSVKALLRECEGTGVTFLIPTKSQRPWSPPLGFQCVYVSYFQDETKLWFPIPRLVTSYVRRRDAAISQFFNGAFRTSVALMVTAAEIDVSMSVRTLEELTYTKSMGDGLFSIQMRPNYNVIVDHPCRTVHWQRFYFYVKSDGFAFEEPPDVSFRFLWNHKLVDHPDTASYPEDFVSDARAVVSRVQVSWKDITIERIRRVLDRISRKDWRSDLLPLITGNKRRFSIFSSAEQKIINAAREMKELPDLSALIKKKLSEAKKASSATPSETTLSGTTPRVKTPRGAIPPAPLPLVVSPGPSTGPANVDSSREDLTLISERETAEPSVTGGNKKRSAPDSSASAASQARTESDGPPKKKKKKERKKKKSVEEQSEPAESAENCETVIEKGSSRDAAARGVVDSDNSPSISLKKKKTARSQESSTPAASASAAKIPPAAPRTLVEGGSASEDRRVKFHDRVEFKYVGETPLSFAPTDCAELVRQIKGGRKDLPAVKDLIFKDAYVNAARTKILVRIILLILSFSCSWLTSECASNATFTNQNELRMA